Proteins found in one Candidatus Krumholzibacteriia bacterium genomic segment:
- a CDS encoding ParA family protein, whose translation MSNVIAIVNPKGGTGKTTSALNIAAGLLRYSDITSSVLTIDMDPQGCMSSTLLGKIDGSPPARTIFDVLRRAITPHDGITSTVFQENIETLPSSPHLDSMAKTQIFDRLKKVTDQLQSSYGWILIDTPPNMGVLTLNALVAADYVLIPTPINGLSVSTLRKLKADLQAVQNGPNDLLQVLGILVTMKDARTKLNKKLVTEVEEVFGKDAMFKTAITTNTKIEEAPAEFQSIFQFDNSCVGATLYRDFLKKEMLKRLKSLEKKRAELIESRY comes from the coding sequence ATGAGCAATGTGATCGCCATCGTCAACCCCAAGGGGGGCACGGGCAAGACCACGTCGGCGCTGAACATCGCGGCCGGTCTGCTGCGCTACAGCGACATCACCAGCTCGGTGCTGACCATCGACATGGACCCACAGGGCTGCATGTCGAGCACTCTGCTGGGCAAGATCGACGGATCGCCGCCGGCGCGGACGATCTTCGACGTCCTGCGCCGTGCGATCACGCCGCACGACGGGATCACCAGCACGGTGTTCCAGGAGAACATCGAGACGCTGCCCTCGAGTCCGCACCTCGACAGCATGGCGAAGACCCAGATCTTCGACCGCCTGAAGAAGGTCACCGACCAGCTCCAGAGCAGTTACGGCTGGATCCTCATCGACACGCCGCCGAACATGGGCGTGCTCACGCTGAACGCCCTGGTCGCCGCCGACTACGTGCTGATTCCCACGCCGATCAACGGGCTGAGCGTGTCGACCCTGCGCAAGCTCAAGGCCGACCTGCAGGCCGTGCAGAACGGTCCGAACGACCTGCTGCAGGTGCTGGGGATCCTGGTCACCATGAAGGACGCCCGCACCAAGCTGAACAAGAAGCTGGTGACCGAGGTCGAGGAGGTGTTCGGCAAGGACGCCATGTTCAAGACGGCGATCACCACGAACACCAAGATCGAAGAGGCCCCGGCCGAGTTCCAGAGCATCTTCCAGTTCGACAACAGCTGCGTGGGCGCGACCCTCTACCGCGACTTCCTCAAGAAGGAGATGCTCAAGCGTCTGAAGTCGCTCGAGAAGAAGCGCGCGGAGCTGATCGAGAGCCGGTACTAG